A region of Streptomyces cinnamoneus DNA encodes the following proteins:
- the cbiE gene encoding precorrin-6y C5,15-methyltransferase (decarboxylating) subunit CbiE, translated as MADRVTVIGWDGSPLTDAARSALAAATLVAGAAHHLALPEVPPAAERIRLGSVDLAARRIAQHRGSAVVLADGDPGFFGVLRTLRAPEHGLEVEVVPAVSSVATAFARTAMPWDDAQIVVAHSRDLRRAVNVCRAHPKVAVLTSPGAGPAELALLLGDVHRTFVICEELGTEREEVTVVTSDRAADHTWRDPNVVIVIGGPGAAESRPKAGGGWIAGRDPGYPPALRGWALRGGAYGDGLGEGESTELRAAQLARLGPRVGDLVWDIGSGSGAAAVEAARFGAAVIAVDRDPAACHRTTAAARRHGVQLQVVHGTAPQVLEDLPEPDVVRVGGGGAAVVAACADRRPERIVAHAVTRDDAEAIGRALAEGGYAAECTLLQAVELDTAAWVERERAVAFLLSGRRTHP; from the coding sequence ATGGCCGACCGGGTCACGGTGATCGGATGGGACGGCTCACCGCTGACGGACGCGGCCCGCTCCGCCCTGGCCGCCGCCACCCTCGTCGCCGGCGCGGCCCACCACCTGGCCCTCCCCGAGGTCCCGCCCGCCGCCGAGCGCATCCGCCTCGGCAGCGTCGACCTCGCCGCCCGCCGCATCGCCCAGCACCGCGGCTCCGCCGTGGTCCTCGCCGACGGCGACCCCGGCTTCTTCGGCGTCCTGCGCACCCTGCGCGCACCCGAGCACGGGCTGGAGGTCGAGGTGGTGCCGGCCGTCTCCTCCGTCGCCACGGCCTTCGCCCGCACCGCCATGCCCTGGGACGACGCCCAGATCGTCGTCGCCCACAGCCGCGACCTGCGCCGCGCCGTCAACGTCTGCCGGGCCCACCCCAAGGTCGCCGTCCTCACCTCGCCCGGCGCCGGCCCCGCCGAACTCGCCCTCCTCCTCGGGGACGTCCACCGCACCTTCGTCATCTGCGAGGAGCTGGGCACCGAGCGCGAGGAGGTCACCGTCGTCACCTCCGACCGGGCCGCCGACCACACCTGGCGCGACCCCAACGTCGTCATCGTCATCGGCGGCCCCGGCGCCGCGGAGTCCCGGCCGAAGGCCGGCGGCGGCTGGATCGCCGGCCGCGACCCCGGCTACCCGCCGGCCCTGCGCGGCTGGGCCCTGCGGGGCGGCGCCTACGGTGACGGCCTCGGCGAGGGCGAGTCCACCGAGCTGCGGGCCGCCCAACTCGCCCGCCTCGGCCCCCGCGTGGGCGACCTCGTCTGGGACATCGGCTCCGGCAGCGGCGCCGCCGCCGTCGAGGCCGCCCGGTTCGGCGCCGCAGTCATCGCCGTCGACCGCGACCCCGCCGCCTGCCACCGCACCACCGCGGCCGCCCGCCGGCACGGCGTCCAGCTCCAGGTCGTCCACGGCACCGCGCCCCAGGTCCTCGAGGACCTCCCCGAACCCGACGTGGTCCGCGTCGGCGGCGGGGGAGCGGCCGTCGTCGCCGCCTGCGCCGACCGCCGCCCCGAGCGGATCGTCGCCCACGCCGTCACCCGCGACGACGCCGAGGCCATCGGCCGCGCGCTGGCCGAGGGCGGCTACGCCGCCGAGTGCACCCTGCTCCAGGCGGTGGAACTGGACACCGCCGCATGGGTGGAACGCGAACGCGCCGTCGCCTTCCTGCTGAGCGGCCGCCGCACCCACCCCTGA
- a CDS encoding GNAT family N-acetyltransferase — MTSTFPDISISTDRLVLRPFEAGDVPALAEMMNDELTTAWTSAPHPYTTADARDWVLRQAPAERTSGRGIVFAVTEFLTHRLVGIVHLRNTDWRTFSTEVAYVTAPWARGEGYACESVLAVAQWLFHDQRFERLELRTAADNTASQQVAQKIGCISEGVLRSAWIARSRTEDGGWTELRTDLIVWSLLPEDLDEIREAPAGGYGCSDYATAFPDWR, encoded by the coding sequence ATGACTTCCACCTTTCCGGACATCTCCATCAGTACGGACCGGCTGGTGCTGCGCCCGTTCGAGGCGGGGGACGTCCCCGCGCTGGCGGAGATGATGAACGACGAGCTCACCACCGCCTGGACCTCCGCGCCCCACCCCTACACCACCGCCGACGCCCGCGACTGGGTCCTGCGCCAGGCCCCCGCGGAGCGCACCTCCGGGCGCGGAATCGTCTTCGCCGTCACCGAGTTCCTCACCCACCGGCTGGTCGGCATCGTCCACCTGCGCAACACCGACTGGCGCACCTTCTCCACCGAGGTCGCCTACGTCACCGCGCCCTGGGCCCGCGGCGAGGGCTACGCCTGCGAATCCGTCCTCGCGGTCGCCCAGTGGCTGTTCCACGACCAGCGGTTCGAACGCCTGGAACTGCGCACCGCCGCCGACAACACCGCCTCCCAGCAGGTCGCGCAGAAGATCGGCTGCATCAGCGAGGGCGTGCTGCGCAGCGCCTGGATAGCGCGCAGCCGCACGGAGGACGGCGGCTGGACCGAACTGCGCACCGACCTCATCGTCTGGAGCCTGCTGCCCGAGGACCTCGACGAGATCCGCGAGGCGCCCGCCGGCGGATACGGCTGCTCCGACTACGCGACCGCGTTCCCCGACTGGCGCTAA
- a CDS encoding MetQ/NlpA family ABC transporter substrate-binding protein encodes MRTTVKFTAAAAAAAALTLGLSACSAPSDTSSSGSSKKGKDADPAAELVVAASPTPHGDILNFVRDNLAAKAGLKLKVREFNDYVLPNTATQNGEVDANFFQHKPYLDDFNKKNKTDIVPVVNVEVEPLGLYSKKGKKVADLTSGSTIAVPNDTTNEGRALKLLADNGVIKLKDGVGAEAKLSDVEDKKGVQFTELEAAQIPSRLADVDAAVINGNFAINAKLNPAKDSIALEKAEGNPYANFLAVKRGNEGDPRVAKLAKLLNSDEVKKFIEEKFNGAVIPAFGAPQS; translated from the coding sequence GTGCGTACTACCGTCAAGTTCACCGCCGCCGCCGCGGCAGCCGCCGCCCTCACCCTCGGCCTGAGCGCCTGCAGCGCCCCCTCCGACACCTCCAGCTCCGGGTCGTCGAAGAAGGGCAAGGACGCGGACCCCGCCGCCGAGCTCGTCGTCGCCGCCAGCCCCACCCCGCACGGCGACATCCTGAACTTCGTCCGCGACAACCTCGCGGCGAAGGCCGGCCTCAAGCTCAAGGTCAGAGAGTTCAACGACTACGTCCTCCCCAACACCGCCACCCAGAACGGTGAGGTGGACGCGAACTTCTTCCAGCACAAGCCCTACCTCGACGACTTCAACAAGAAGAACAAGACGGACATCGTGCCCGTCGTCAACGTCGAGGTCGAGCCGCTGGGCCTGTACTCCAAGAAGGGCAAGAAGGTCGCCGACCTGACCTCCGGCTCCACCATCGCCGTGCCCAACGACACCACCAACGAGGGCCGCGCCCTCAAGCTGCTGGCGGACAACGGCGTCATCAAGCTGAAGGACGGCGTCGGGGCCGAGGCCAAGCTCTCCGACGTCGAGGACAAGAAGGGCGTCCAGTTCACCGAGCTGGAGGCCGCCCAGATCCCCTCCCGCCTGGCCGACGTCGACGCCGCCGTCATCAACGGCAACTTCGCCATCAACGCCAAGCTCAACCCCGCCAAGGACTCCATCGCCCTGGAGAAGGCCGAAGGCAACCCCTACGCGAACTTCCTCGCCGTCAAGCGGGGCAACGAGGGCGACCCCCGCGTCGCCAAGCTCGCCAAGCTCCTCAACTCCGACGAGGTGAAGAAGTTCATCGAGGAGAAGTTCAACGGCGCCGTCATCCCCGCCTTCGGTGCCCCGCAGAGCTGA
- a CDS encoding methionine ABC transporter permease gives MTWTEMQPLLRDACLDTLFMVWWSTVYAVVGGLPLGLLIVLTDRGALLQNAVVNKVLGAVLNLGRSLPFIILIVWLIPFSRFVVGTSIGPSAAVVALAVGAVPFFARLVETAVREVDHGLVEAVQSMGGGTWTIVFKVLLPQALPSLIAALTTTVITLIGYSAMAGAVGGGGLGNLAITYGYMRSERDLMNITIVLLIVIVTVVQLAGDLAVRRLAARGGRSASPVGLRRLLPAQRKPADAAAPAATEAVAPDKAA, from the coding sequence GTGACCTGGACCGAGATGCAGCCGCTGCTGCGTGACGCCTGTCTCGACACGCTCTTCATGGTGTGGTGGTCCACCGTCTACGCCGTCGTCGGCGGACTGCCCCTGGGCCTGCTGATCGTCCTCACCGACCGCGGTGCCCTGCTGCAGAACGCCGTGGTGAACAAGGTCCTCGGAGCGGTCCTCAACCTCGGCCGCTCGCTGCCCTTCATCATCCTCATCGTCTGGCTGATCCCCTTCAGCCGCTTCGTGGTCGGCACCTCCATCGGCCCCAGCGCGGCCGTGGTGGCGCTCGCCGTCGGCGCCGTCCCGTTCTTCGCCCGCCTGGTGGAGACCGCCGTCCGCGAGGTCGACCACGGCCTCGTCGAGGCCGTGCAGTCGATGGGCGGCGGCACCTGGACGATCGTCTTCAAGGTCCTGCTCCCGCAGGCCCTGCCCTCGCTCATCGCGGCCCTGACCACCACCGTCATCACCCTCATCGGCTACTCCGCCATGGCGGGCGCGGTCGGCGGCGGCGGGCTCGGCAACCTCGCCATCACCTACGGCTACATGCGCTCCGAGCGCGACCTGATGAACATCACCATCGTGCTGCTGATCGTCATCGTCACGGTCGTCCAGCTCGCCGGCGACCTGGCCGTGCGGCGCCTCGCCGCCCGCGGCGGCCGCTCGGCGTCACCGGTGGGCCTGCGCCGCCTCCTGCCCGCCCAGCGCAAGCCCGCCGACGCGGCCGCCCCGGCCGCCACGGAGGCCGTCGCCCCCGACAAGGCCGCCTGA
- a CDS encoding methionine ABC transporter ATP-binding protein — protein sequence MITTTGLTKVYRSRGREVTALDGVDLHVREGEVYGVVGQSGAGKSTLIRCVNLLERPTSGTVTVAGQDLTALAGRGQRANAALRQARSRIGMVFQHFNLLSSRTVQANVELPLEILGVSGKERGRKALELLDLVGLADKAKAYPTQLSGGQKQRVGIARALAGDPKVLLSDESTSALDPETTRSILTLLRDLNRQLGLTVLLITHEMEVVKTICDSAALMKGGRVVESGTVSELLATPGSELAAELFPVGGEPSGPGRTVVDVTFHGEAATQPVISQLSRTYNIDISILGAAMDTVAGKQVGRMRIELPGRFEENVVPIGFLREQGLQVDVADVRTAHDTASADAILKDGAQ from the coding sequence GTGATCACCACTACGGGCCTGACAAAGGTCTACCGCTCACGCGGCCGCGAGGTCACCGCCCTCGACGGCGTCGATCTCCACGTCCGCGAGGGCGAGGTGTACGGCGTCGTCGGCCAGAGCGGCGCCGGCAAGTCGACCCTCATCCGCTGCGTCAACCTCCTGGAGCGCCCCACCTCCGGCACGGTCACGGTGGCGGGCCAGGACCTGACCGCCCTCGCCGGGCGCGGCCAGCGGGCGAACGCCGCGCTGCGCCAGGCGCGCAGCCGCATCGGCATGGTCTTCCAGCACTTCAACCTGCTCTCCTCGCGCACCGTCCAGGCCAACGTCGAGCTGCCGCTCGAGATCCTGGGCGTCTCCGGCAAGGAGCGCGGCCGCAAGGCACTCGAACTGCTCGACCTCGTCGGCCTCGCCGACAAGGCCAAGGCCTACCCCACCCAGCTGTCCGGCGGTCAGAAGCAGCGCGTCGGCATCGCCCGCGCCCTGGCCGGCGACCCCAAGGTGCTGCTCTCCGACGAGTCGACCTCCGCGCTCGACCCGGAGACCACCCGCTCGATCCTCACGCTGCTGCGCGACCTCAACCGGCAGCTCGGTCTGACCGTCCTCCTCATCACCCACGAGATGGAGGTCGTCAAGACCATCTGCGACTCCGCGGCCCTGATGAAGGGCGGCCGCGTCGTGGAGTCCGGCACCGTCTCCGAACTGCTGGCCACGCCCGGCTCGGAGCTCGCGGCCGAACTCTTCCCGGTGGGCGGCGAGCCCTCCGGCCCCGGCCGCACGGTCGTCGACGTCACCTTCCACGGTGAGGCCGCCACCCAGCCGGTCATCTCCCAGCTCTCCCGTACGTACAACATCGACATCTCGATCCTGGGCGCCGCGATGGACACCGTCGCCGGCAAGCAGGTCGGCCGGATGCGCATCGAGCTGCCCGGCCGCTTCGAGGAGAACGTCGTCCCCATCGGCTTCCTGCGCGAGCAGGGCCTGCAGGTCGACGTCGCGGACGTGCGGACCGCCCACGACACGGCCTCGGCCGACGCGATCCTCAAGGACGGTGCCCAGTGA
- a CDS encoding GNAT family N-acetyltransferase, with translation MGMSVTISAAAETDAEQILKLQYLCYQSEAELYGDYSIEPLTQSLDDLRAELGSGCVLVARLGEEVVGSVRGTVDDDGTAVITGLIVHPRMQRHGLGGRLLGALETRLAGEWAARRFRLATGQRSEGNLRLYRKWGYEPTGTEEVTRKLTLVTLEKEATAVAFATSA, from the coding sequence ATGGGCATGAGCGTGACCATCTCGGCAGCGGCCGAGACCGATGCCGAGCAGATCCTCAAACTTCAGTACCTCTGCTATCAGAGCGAGGCGGAGCTGTACGGCGACTACTCCATCGAACCCCTCACCCAGAGTCTCGACGACCTGCGCGCCGAACTGGGCAGCGGCTGTGTGCTCGTGGCCCGGCTCGGCGAGGAGGTCGTCGGCTCGGTGCGCGGCACCGTCGACGACGACGGCACGGCCGTCATCACCGGCCTCATCGTGCACCCCAGGATGCAGCGGCACGGCCTGGGCGGCCGGCTGCTCGGGGCGCTGGAGACGCGGCTGGCGGGGGAGTGGGCCGCCCGGCGGTTCCGCCTGGCCACCGGCCAGCGCAGCGAGGGCAACCTCCGCCTCTACCGCAAGTGGGGATACGAGCCCACGGGCACCGAGGAGGTCACCCGCAAGCTCACGCTGGTGACCCTGGAGAAGGAGGCCACGGCGGTGGCCTTCGCGACGAGCGCCTGA
- a CDS encoding RNA polymerase sigma factor yields MTQSDLLYRMGPLLEAECAAEASAAGLDAADLRQSVWVRLLDEDRTTVSAGRLRAAVRAEARAARRRALREVPYDPTADPPPGTGPGVEAQVLAAEAGRELRAAVRRLPGRCPGLLDALLSGGDPTYREIAGKLGMSQGSLGPVRSRCLGCLRRMLMAEIAAP; encoded by the coding sequence ATGACGCAGAGTGATCTCCTGTACCGGATGGGCCCGCTCCTGGAGGCGGAGTGCGCGGCGGAGGCGTCCGCCGCCGGCCTCGACGCCGCCGACCTCCGGCAGTCCGTCTGGGTACGGCTCCTGGACGAGGACCGCACCACCGTCTCCGCCGGCCGCCTGCGGGCGGCGGTCCGCGCCGAGGCCCGCGCCGCCCGCCGCCGGGCGCTGCGGGAGGTGCCCTACGACCCCACCGCCGACCCGCCGCCCGGCACCGGACCCGGGGTCGAGGCACAGGTCCTGGCCGCCGAAGCCGGCCGCGAGCTGCGCGCCGCCGTCCGCCGCCTCCCCGGCCGCTGCCCGGGGCTGCTGGATGCGCTTCTCTCCGGTGGCGACCCGACCTACCGAGAAATCGCAGGGAAGTTGGGAATGTCACAAGGATCTTTAGGGCCCGTACGCTCCCGCTGCCTGGGATGCCTGCGCAGAATGCTCATGGCGGAGATTGCGGCTCCTTGA
- a CDS encoding glycerophosphodiester phosphodiesterase, with protein sequence MQQEQRPGRRTVLGAAAALGAGAVALGGGASPASAAPRGAEAHGDGGSYKNLPVPTVIGHRGACGYRPEHTFGSYEYALANGADVIEQDLVPTKDGHLVCRHENDITATTDVASRPEFASRKTTKTVDGEAHTGWFTEDFTLAELKTLRAKERIPGNRQHNTPYDGRWQVPTFEEVLKWADEQGRKRGRRIWLHVETKHPTYFRKAGLGLEERLAKLLRRYGRSGRNGYTFIQSFEPGSLQRLNKLGVDCPKVLLLDDLPTRPWDFVEAGDPRTVADLITPKGLAWVSGFAQGIGPWLNLIIPRDKDEKLTKPTTLVRDAHAAGLILHPYTMRNENSFLPADFRRGSDPNGYGDAFAAFKTYFATGIDGIFSDNCDTAALARADFVKR encoded by the coding sequence ATGCAGCAGGAGCAGCGGCCTGGCAGGCGCACGGTGCTGGGGGCCGCGGCGGCCCTCGGCGCGGGGGCGGTGGCCCTGGGCGGCGGGGCGTCCCCGGCGTCGGCGGCCCCGCGCGGTGCCGAAGCCCACGGCGACGGCGGTTCGTACAAGAACCTTCCGGTGCCCACCGTCATCGGCCACCGGGGCGCCTGCGGCTACCGGCCCGAGCACACCTTCGGCTCCTACGAGTACGCGCTGGCCAACGGTGCGGACGTCATCGAGCAGGACCTCGTCCCCACCAAGGACGGGCACCTCGTCTGCCGGCACGAGAACGACATCACGGCCACCACCGACGTCGCCTCCCGCCCCGAGTTCGCCTCCCGCAAGACCACCAAGACCGTCGACGGCGAGGCCCACACCGGCTGGTTCACCGAGGACTTCACCCTCGCCGAGCTCAAGACGCTGCGGGCCAAGGAGCGCATCCCCGGCAACCGCCAGCACAACACCCCCTACGACGGCCGCTGGCAGGTCCCCACGTTCGAAGAGGTCCTCAAGTGGGCCGACGAGCAGGGCCGCAAGCGGGGCCGGCGCATCTGGCTGCACGTCGAGACCAAGCACCCCACCTACTTCCGCAAGGCCGGACTCGGCCTGGAGGAGCGCCTGGCCAAGCTGCTGCGGCGCTACGGACGCTCCGGCCGCAACGGCTACACCTTCATCCAGTCCTTCGAGCCCGGCAGCCTCCAGCGGCTGAACAAGCTGGGCGTCGACTGCCCCAAGGTCCTGCTGCTCGACGACCTCCCCACCCGCCCCTGGGACTTCGTGGAGGCGGGGGACCCGCGCACCGTCGCCGACCTCATCACCCCCAAGGGGCTGGCGTGGGTCTCCGGCTTCGCCCAGGGCATCGGCCCCTGGCTCAACCTGATCATCCCGCGGGACAAGGACGAGAAGCTCACCAAGCCGACCACGCTGGTGCGCGACGCCCACGCCGCCGGGCTGATCCTGCACCCGTACACGATGCGCAACGAGAACAGCTTCCTGCCCGCCGACTTCCGCCGCGGCAGCGACCCCAACGGCTACGGCGACGCCTTCGCCGCGTTCAAGACGTACTTCGCCACCGGGATCGACGGCATCTTCTCGGACAACTGCGACACGGCCGCGCTCGCCCGCGCGGACTTCGTCAAGAGGTGA
- a CDS encoding lysophospholipid acyltransferase family protein, translating to MSRILLKAFLGLLMRVLYRPRVEGAEHIADSGPVILAGNHTTFIDSLFLTLVLKRQVFFIGKDEYVTGKGFKGRLMAWFFSSSGMIPVDRDGGNGGVAALMTGRRVLEEGKVFGIYPEGTRSPDGRLYRGRTGIARLTLMTGAPVVPFAMIGTDKVQPSGKGLPRIAPVTVRFGEPLDFSRYEGMDRDRYVLRAVTDEVMSDVMRLSGQEYVDMYATKARAAKAA from the coding sequence TTGTCCCGCATCTTGCTCAAGGCGTTTCTCGGATTGCTCATGCGCGTCCTGTACCGCCCCAGGGTGGAGGGTGCGGAGCACATCGCCGACAGCGGGCCCGTGATCCTGGCCGGGAACCACACCACGTTCATCGACTCGCTGTTCCTCACCCTCGTCCTCAAGCGCCAGGTGTTCTTCATCGGCAAGGACGAGTACGTCACGGGCAAGGGCTTCAAGGGCCGTCTGATGGCGTGGTTCTTCAGCTCCTCCGGCATGATCCCCGTCGACCGGGACGGCGGCAACGGCGGTGTGGCCGCGCTGATGACGGGCCGCCGGGTGCTGGAGGAGGGCAAGGTCTTCGGCATCTACCCCGAGGGCACCCGCTCCCCCGACGGCCGCCTCTACCGCGGCCGCACGGGCATCGCCCGCCTCACGCTGATGACGGGCGCGCCGGTGGTGCCGTTCGCGATGATCGGCACCGACAAGGTCCAGCCCAGCGGCAAGGGCCTGCCCCGCATCGCGCCGGTGACCGTGCGCTTCGGCGAGCCGCTGGACTTCTCCCGCTACGAGGGCATGGACCGTGACCGCTACGTCCTGCGCGCCGTCACCGACGAGGTGATGAGCGACGTGATGCGCCTGTCGGGCCAGGAGTACGTGGACATGTACGCCACCAAGGCGCGGGCGGCCAAGGCGGCCTGA
- a CDS encoding alpha/beta fold hydrolase: MRLRTTARLLVAATAAAALSLTGPTASPATASPLDIPPKGANDWSCKPDSAHPQPVVLVNGTFKLMVENWAALSPKLKEAGYCVFAFNYGHGETDPIPQAAVELRDFVEAVRGATGAEKVDLVGHSQGGMMPRYYVKFLGGADKVDDLVGIVPSNHGTKNPLAIAAGYTFCPSCTDQRVGSDLLKKLNEGTETPAGPDYTVVSTRYDEVVIPYTSALLTGPAEHLTNVVLQDKCPLDLFMHDQATKDPVVAQWVLNALGRKGPADPGFQPRCVGGA, translated from the coding sequence ATGCGTCTGCGCACCACCGCACGGCTCCTGGTCGCCGCCACGGCCGCCGCCGCCCTGAGCCTCACGGGCCCCACCGCCTCCCCGGCCACCGCCTCGCCCCTGGACATCCCGCCCAAGGGCGCCAACGACTGGTCCTGCAAGCCGGATTCGGCCCACCCGCAGCCCGTCGTCCTCGTCAACGGCACCTTCAAGCTGATGGTGGAGAACTGGGCCGCCCTGTCCCCGAAGCTGAAGGAGGCGGGCTACTGCGTCTTCGCCTTCAACTACGGCCACGGCGAGACCGACCCGATCCCCCAGGCCGCCGTCGAACTGCGGGACTTCGTCGAGGCCGTGCGGGGCGCGACGGGCGCGGAGAAGGTCGACCTCGTCGGCCACAGCCAGGGCGGCATGATGCCGCGCTACTACGTGAAGTTCCTCGGCGGGGCCGACAAGGTCGACGACCTCGTGGGCATCGTCCCCTCCAACCACGGCACCAAGAACCCGCTCGCCATCGCGGCCGGCTACACCTTCTGCCCGTCCTGCACCGACCAGCGCGTCGGCTCGGACCTGCTGAAGAAGCTCAACGAGGGCACCGAGACCCCGGCGGGTCCCGACTACACCGTCGTCTCGACCCGCTACGACGAGGTCGTCATCCCCTACACCAGCGCGCTGCTGACCGGTCCGGCCGAGCACCTGACGAACGTCGTCCTCCAGGACAAGTGCCCGCTCGACCTCTTCATGCACGACCAGGCCACCAAGGACCCGGTCGTCGCGCAGTGGGTCCTCAACGCCCTGGGACGCAAGGGCCCCGCCGACCCGGGCTTCCAGCCTCGGTGCGTCGGCGGGGCGTAA
- a CDS encoding MFS transporter — protein MALAVLALAVLLVAVDATVLGLATPYLSEDLQPTGTQLLWIGDIYSFVIAGLLVSMGSLGDRIGRKRLLLSGAVAFGAVSVLNAYATSPEMMIAARALLGVAGATLMPSTLALIRNLFHDPRERSLAIGIWGAMASAGAAVGPVVGGFLLENYWWGSVFLINLPVMAVLVLVGIKLLPESRDPAPGPWDLLSVALSMIGIVALVYAIKEGATHGFTWPIAVASAVGLLALVWFVRRQLKLPAPLLDMRLFHHGGFSGAVMADLLTVLGLSGLVFFLSQFLQLVQDRSPLEAGLAELPAAIGAVTAGLLAGQAARRFSVRSVVAGGLAAIGVSLAVLVGLSSDTAYPVLGTVLLVVGIGAGFSFTVTADVILSSVPKEQAGSASAVSETAYELGAALGIAVLGSIVTGVYRDFTVPQGVPAQAAAEAHESLGGAVETTTQLPADTGAALLASAQDAFVDGLRIASGVGAVVLLGTAVAAWFLLRGQQLEEGYGGPTRH, from the coding sequence CTGGCCCTGGCCGTCCTCGCCCTGGCCGTCCTGCTGGTCGCCGTCGACGCCACCGTCCTCGGCCTCGCGACCCCCTACCTCAGCGAGGACCTGCAGCCGACCGGCACCCAGCTGCTGTGGATCGGCGACATCTACTCCTTCGTCATCGCCGGCCTGCTGGTCTCGATGGGCAGCCTCGGTGACCGCATCGGCCGCAAGCGGCTCCTGCTGAGCGGTGCCGTGGCCTTCGGCGCGGTCTCCGTGCTCAACGCCTACGCCACCAGCCCCGAGATGATGATCGCCGCCCGTGCCCTGCTGGGCGTGGCGGGCGCGACGCTCATGCCCTCCACGCTCGCGTTGATCCGCAACCTCTTCCACGACCCGCGGGAGCGCAGCCTGGCCATCGGCATCTGGGGTGCCATGGCGTCGGCGGGCGCGGCCGTCGGCCCGGTCGTGGGCGGCTTCCTGCTGGAGAACTACTGGTGGGGCTCGGTCTTCCTGATCAACCTGCCGGTCATGGCCGTGCTCGTCCTCGTCGGCATCAAGCTGCTGCCCGAGTCCCGCGACCCGGCCCCCGGGCCGTGGGACCTGCTGAGCGTGGCCCTGTCGATGATCGGCATCGTGGCGCTCGTCTACGCGATCAAGGAGGGTGCCACCCACGGGTTCACCTGGCCGATCGCTGTGGCGTCCGCGGTCGGCCTGCTGGCCCTGGTGTGGTTCGTCCGGCGCCAGCTGAAGCTGCCCGCGCCGCTGCTGGACATGCGGCTCTTCCACCACGGGGGCTTCTCGGGCGCGGTGATGGCGGACCTGCTGACGGTCCTGGGGCTCTCCGGGTTGGTCTTCTTCCTCTCGCAGTTCCTCCAGCTGGTGCAGGACCGCAGCCCCCTGGAGGCGGGTCTGGCGGAACTGCCCGCGGCCATCGGCGCGGTGACGGCGGGGCTCCTGGCCGGCCAGGCCGCCCGGCGGTTCTCGGTGCGGTCGGTGGTGGCGGGCGGGCTCGCCGCGATCGGGGTGTCCCTGGCGGTGCTCGTGGGCCTGAGCAGCGACACGGCCTATCCGGTGCTCGGCACCGTCCTGCTCGTCGTGGGCATCGGCGCGGGCTTCTCCTTCACCGTCACCGCCGACGTCATCCTCTCCAGCGTGCCCAAGGAGCAGGCGGGCTCGGCGTCGGCCGTCTCGGAGACGGCGTACGAACTGGGTGCCGCGCTCGGCATCGCTGTGCTCGGCTCGATCGTCACGGGCGTCTACCGCGACTTCACCGTGCCCCAGGGCGTCCCGGCCCAGGCCGCGGCCGAGGCCCACGAGTCCCTGGGCGGCGCGGTCGAGACGACGACACAGCTGCCGGCCGACACCGGGGCGGCGCTGCTGGCCTCGGCGCAGGACGCGTTCGTCGATGGACTGCGCATCGCCTCCGGGGTGGGCGCGGTGGTGCTGCTGGGCACGGCCGTGGCCGCCTGGTTCCTGCTGCGCGGCCAGCAGCTGGAAGAAGGGTACGGCGGACCGACCCGGCACTGA
- a CDS encoding TetR/AcrR family transcriptional regulator — protein MSLDRERVLTAAAALLTRKATASMDEIAKAAGISRATLHRHFAGRDALVRALEQLGIEQFERALDEARLEEGDAAEAVRRLIARAEPVAGLLSFLYSENQLFEGEMDEGWNRLDARVHALFARGQEQGAFRIDLSPAWLTDALYGLIASGAWAVHDGRVAAKDLTRMVSELLLGGALRRAER, from the coding sequence ATGAGCCTCGACCGCGAACGTGTACTGACGGCAGCCGCAGCCCTGCTCACCCGCAAGGCCACCGCCTCCATGGACGAGATCGCCAAGGCCGCCGGCATCAGCCGTGCCACCCTCCACCGCCACTTCGCCGGGCGCGACGCGCTCGTCCGTGCCCTCGAACAGCTCGGCATCGAGCAGTTCGAGCGCGCCCTGGACGAGGCCCGTCTGGAGGAGGGCGACGCGGCCGAAGCGGTCCGCCGGCTGATCGCCCGCGCCGAGCCCGTGGCCGGCCTGTTGTCCTTCCTCTACTCCGAGAACCAGCTCTTCGAAGGCGAGATGGACGAGGGCTGGAACCGCCTCGACGCCCGCGTCCACGCCCTCTTCGCGCGCGGCCAGGAGCAGGGTGCCTTCCGCATCGACCTGTCACCCGCCTGGCTCACCGACGCGCTGTACGGGCTGATCGCCTCGGGGGCGTGGGCCGTGCACGATGGGCGGGTGGCCGCGAAGGACCTCACCCGCATGGTCTCCGAGCTGCTGCTCGGCGGCGCCCTGCGGAGGGCGGAGCGGTGA